A genome region from Microcella alkaliphila includes the following:
- a CDS encoding arginase family protein has protein sequence MMRRFTVVPQWQGSGAARAMRLQQGAEAIAADLPGRATDIVEVPLEAGDAEGTGIHRFSSIRLTRERTEKSLAGLEDGEVAVVIGGDCGVEFAGVERAARRGRLVLLWADAHADLNTPETSPSGAYHGMVLRDMIDSGLVAPADVVMLGVRALDDAEADAAERLGIDTVTAEMVGAAIAARASDAAVLYVHIDLDVLDPSIMASVGFAEPFGLSLDELLGAVRDARAALPLGGAGVTEYAPAADADPELLADESATILRVIAALSAD, from the coding sequence ATGATGCGTCGCTTCACGGTCGTTCCGCAGTGGCAGGGGTCGGGTGCCGCGCGCGCCATGCGCCTTCAGCAGGGTGCGGAGGCGATCGCGGCTGACCTGCCGGGTCGCGCGACCGACATCGTGGAGGTACCGCTCGAAGCCGGAGATGCGGAAGGGACGGGCATCCACCGTTTCAGTTCGATTCGGCTCACCCGTGAACGCACCGAGAAGTCCCTCGCGGGGCTCGAAGACGGCGAGGTTGCCGTCGTGATCGGCGGCGACTGCGGCGTCGAATTCGCCGGGGTGGAGCGGGCAGCACGACGCGGCCGGCTCGTGTTGCTGTGGGCTGACGCGCACGCCGACCTCAACACTCCCGAGACGAGCCCGAGCGGCGCCTACCACGGCATGGTGCTGCGCGACATGATCGATTCGGGCCTCGTTGCTCCCGCGGACGTCGTCATGCTCGGTGTGCGCGCGCTCGATGACGCGGAGGCGGACGCCGCCGAGAGGCTCGGCATTGACACCGTGACGGCCGAGATGGTCGGCGCCGCCATCGCCGCGCGCGCAAGCGACGCGGCCGTGCTGTACGTGCACATCGACCTTGACGTGCTCGATCCGTCGATCATGGCGAGTGTGGGCTTTGCCGAGCCGTTCGGGTTGAGCCTCGACGAGCTGCTCGGCGCGGTGCGTGACGCTCGCGCGGCCCTTCCGCTCGGCGGAGCCGGCGTCACCGAGTACGCGCCCGCGGCCGACGCCGACCCCGAGCTGCTCGCCGACGAGTCCGCGACGATCCTGCGCGTCATCGCCGCGCTCAGCGCCGACTGA
- a CDS encoding TetR/AcrR family transcriptional regulator yields MSPSARREDGPRLTAKGRARRDALLDAALTVIERDGPAALTHRAVAAEAGLPTSAATYYFADIDDLLVSVLRRSIADYDATVGPLDALDVDAAAATIRQYAIDERSTAVAHYELLLLATRRPTLRTDAEHWYTLLERDLATALPEDAPDRATRIRTAALALDGLILRMLWRGEPHTPADVRAAVAAALAPLSDDDAMTSA; encoded by the coding sequence ATGAGCCCGAGCGCCCGCCGGGAAGACGGCCCCCGGCTAACCGCCAAGGGCCGCGCGCGCCGAGACGCCCTGCTGGACGCCGCTCTCACGGTCATCGAGCGGGACGGCCCGGCTGCGCTCACCCACCGAGCGGTGGCGGCCGAGGCGGGGCTGCCCACGTCGGCGGCCACGTACTACTTCGCGGACATCGACGACCTGCTCGTGTCAGTTCTTCGGCGGAGCATCGCGGACTATGACGCAACCGTCGGCCCGCTCGATGCGCTCGACGTCGACGCCGCGGCCGCGACGATCCGCCAGTATGCGATCGACGAGCGCTCGACCGCGGTGGCCCACTACGAACTGCTGCTGCTCGCCACCCGGCGACCCACACTCCGCACCGATGCCGAACACTGGTACACCCTGCTCGAGCGGGACCTGGCCACGGCACTGCCGGAGGACGCACCGGATCGCGCCACGCGCATCCGCACGGCGGCGCTCGCCCTCGACGGGCTGATCCTGCGGATGCTGTGGCGCGGCGAACCGCACACGCCCGCCGACGTGCGCGCGGCGGTCGCCGCGGCGCTTGCCCCGCTCAGCGACGACGACGCAATGACTTCTGCATG
- a CDS encoding SDR family NAD(P)-dependent oxidoreductase, which translates to MSRTAVITGASAGIGAEAARELVRRGWQVAVAGRHPERTAHVAAEIGAVPFVADFDRLDDVRALADALQGRFGRIDVLVNNAGGLVPQRALTVDGHETTLQRNLLASALLTTLLLPRLTESRARIVHTSSVMNRLGGLRIDDLDFDRRPYKGGWKPYAAAKLGVILYARALAARTGLENVAVHPGYVRSGFGARSSSARFVQSLTAPLQISVEAGAAPLVHLVDTPELGVPNGTYFDGLTPWAATHRSATDTRLGDELFAAVEDRFGSRIPTGDTA; encoded by the coding sequence ATGAGCCGTACCGCCGTCATCACGGGGGCAAGCGCCGGCATCGGCGCTGAGGCGGCGCGCGAACTCGTCCGACGCGGCTGGCAGGTCGCGGTCGCCGGCCGTCACCCTGAACGCACCGCCCATGTCGCGGCCGAGATCGGCGCCGTCCCGTTCGTCGCCGACTTTGATCGCCTCGACGATGTGCGCGCCCTCGCCGACGCACTCCAGGGTCGCTTCGGACGCATCGACGTGCTCGTCAACAACGCGGGCGGTCTCGTGCCGCAGCGCGCGCTCACCGTCGACGGTCACGAGACAACGCTCCAGCGCAACCTGCTCGCAAGCGCCCTCCTCACCACCCTCCTCCTTCCGCGCCTCACCGAGAGCCGGGCCCGCATCGTGCACACCTCGAGCGTCATGAATCGCCTCGGTGGCCTGCGCATCGACGACCTCGACTTCGACCGCCGCCCCTACAAGGGTGGGTGGAAGCCCTACGCCGCCGCAAAACTCGGCGTCATTCTGTACGCGCGGGCGCTGGCCGCGCGCACGGGACTCGAGAACGTCGCCGTGCATCCCGGATACGTGCGCAGCGGGTTCGGTGCCCGGTCGTCAAGCGCGCGATTCGTGCAATCGCTGACCGCGCCCCTGCAGATCAGCGTCGAGGCCGGTGCCGCGCCCCTCGTCCACCTGGTCGACACGCCCGAACTGGGCGTGCCCAACGGAACCTACTTCGACGGTCTGACACCCTGGGCAGCGACCCACCGCTCGGCCACCGACACGCGGCTCGGCGACGAGTTGTTCGCGGCGGTCGAAGATCGGTTCGGTAGCAGAATCCCCACCGGAGACACCGCATGA
- a CDS encoding dihydrolipoyl dehydrogenase family protein, protein MSSDDQYDVIVIGAGAVGENLADRTVQGGLRTLLVEHELVGGECSYWACMPSKALLRSAAALDAARAVDGATQAITGDRVDVAAVLARRDSFAAHWDDSGQVRWVEQAGIDLARGHARLDGARTVVITDAEGATRRVTARHAVAVCTGSGASIPPIEGLVEAEPWASREVTSAKEVPGSLAIIGGGVVAVEMATAYTALGCSVTVIARGRLLASLEDFAGDAVAQRLQESGARVLTHTGTTRVERDATGRVRMSLAGGDTIEADEVVVATGRTPRTADVGVDTLGLDHLTPGDALPVDDTMLVTGTDWLYAAGDATMRAPLTHQGKYQARAAGDAISARAAGRPIDDAPWGTHVATSDHRAVPQVCFSSPEVASVGLTADQAAEAGIPTRVVDYALGRVAGVSVHRDGAEGQARLVVDAERDVIVGFTVVGDEVAELLHAATVTIVGEVPIARLWHAVPAYPTASEVWLRLLEALGRPS, encoded by the coding sequence ATGAGCAGCGACGACCAGTACGACGTCATCGTGATCGGCGCCGGCGCCGTGGGCGAGAATCTCGCCGATCGTACCGTGCAGGGAGGCCTGCGCACGCTGCTCGTCGAGCACGAGCTGGTCGGCGGCGAGTGCTCGTACTGGGCGTGCATGCCGTCGAAGGCGCTCCTGCGCTCGGCCGCCGCGCTCGACGCCGCCCGCGCGGTCGATGGCGCGACGCAGGCCATCACCGGTGACCGCGTCGACGTCGCCGCGGTACTCGCCCGCCGCGACTCCTTCGCCGCACACTGGGACGACAGCGGCCAGGTGCGCTGGGTCGAGCAGGCCGGCATCGACCTCGCGCGCGGGCACGCCCGGCTCGACGGCGCGCGCACGGTCGTGATTACCGACGCCGAGGGCGCGACGCGGCGGGTGACCGCCCGGCACGCCGTTGCGGTGTGCACGGGAAGCGGGGCGAGCATCCCGCCGATCGAGGGCCTCGTCGAGGCGGAGCCGTGGGCGAGCCGCGAGGTGACGAGCGCGAAAGAGGTGCCCGGCTCGCTCGCCATCATCGGCGGCGGCGTCGTGGCCGTCGAAATGGCCACCGCCTACACCGCTCTCGGATGCTCGGTGACGGTCATCGCGCGCGGTCGCCTCCTCGCTTCGCTCGAAGACTTTGCCGGCGATGCGGTCGCTCAGCGCCTGCAAGAGTCAGGCGCGCGGGTGCTGACGCACACAGGGACCACCCGGGTCGAGCGCGACGCTACGGGACGCGTCCGCATGTCGCTCGCAGGCGGCGACACCATCGAGGCCGACGAGGTGGTGGTCGCCACCGGCCGGACGCCGCGCACCGCAGACGTCGGGGTCGACACTCTCGGGCTCGACCACCTCACCCCCGGCGACGCGCTCCCCGTCGACGACACGATGCTCGTGACCGGCACCGACTGGCTGTACGCGGCCGGTGACGCCACCATGCGGGCGCCGCTGACCCACCAGGGCAAGTACCAGGCTCGCGCGGCCGGTGACGCGATTTCCGCCCGCGCGGCGGGGCGGCCCATCGACGACGCTCCCTGGGGAACGCACGTGGCGACCTCCGACCATCGTGCCGTGCCGCAGGTGTGCTTCTCGAGCCCCGAAGTGGCAAGCGTCGGACTGACGGCAGACCAGGCCGCCGAAGCGGGCATCCCCACCCGCGTCGTCGACTACGCGCTCGGACGCGTCGCCGGCGTCTCGGTGCACCGCGACGGTGCGGAGGGTCAGGCCCGGCTCGTGGTCGACGCCGAGCGCGATGTCATCGTCGGCTTCACGGTCGTCGGCGACGAGGTCGCCGAACTGTTGCACGCCGCCACCGTCACGATCGTCGGCGAAGTGCCGATTGCGCGGCTGTGGCATGCCGTGCCCGCGTATCCGACGGCCAGCGAAGTCTGGCTGCGCCTCCTCGAGGCGCTCGGCAGACCCTCCTGA
- a CDS encoding PspA/IM30 family protein, which translates to MTKQSIFGRIAQLAKANINALIDQAEDPQKMLDQMVRDYTASIQEAEAAIAQTIGNLRLLEQDYAEDVATAQDWGRKAVAASAKADEFRAAGNAADADKFDNLAKVALGKQLASENQARAAQPTIQSQTAVVEQLKSGLEGMKMKLEQLRGKRDELVARAKIAEAQSRVMDAVQSIDIMDPTSELGRFEEKIRREEARVLGRQELAASTLDAQFEALEDVSTQTEIEARLAALKAGGGPAQLTDGQ; encoded by the coding sequence ATGACGAAGCAGTCCATCTTCGGTCGCATCGCGCAGCTCGCGAAGGCGAACATCAACGCCCTGATCGACCAGGCCGAAGACCCGCAAAAGATGCTCGACCAGATGGTGCGGGACTACACCGCGAGCATCCAGGAGGCGGAGGCGGCGATCGCGCAGACGATCGGCAACCTGCGACTGCTCGAGCAGGATTACGCCGAAGACGTCGCGACGGCGCAGGACTGGGGCCGTAAGGCGGTCGCGGCGAGCGCGAAGGCCGACGAGTTCCGCGCTGCGGGCAACGCGGCCGACGCCGACAAGTTCGACAATCTCGCGAAGGTTGCGCTCGGCAAGCAGCTGGCGAGCGAGAATCAGGCCCGCGCCGCCCAGCCGACGATCCAGTCGCAGACGGCCGTCGTCGAGCAGCTGAAGAGCGGCCTCGAGGGCATGAAGATGAAGCTCGAGCAGTTGCGCGGCAAGCGCGACGAGCTCGTGGCGCGCGCAAAAATCGCCGAAGCGCAGTCGCGGGTCATGGACGCCGTGCAGTCGATCGACATCATGGACCCGACGAGCGAGCTGGGCCGTTTCGAAGAGAAAATCCGCCGCGAGGAGGCGCGAGTGCTCGGCCGCCAGGAGCTCGCCGCATCGACGCTCGATGCGCAGTTCGAGGCGCTCGAGGACGTCAGCACCCAGACCGAGATCGAGGCGCGCCTCGCCGCACTGAAGGCGGGCGGCGGACCCGCGCAGCTCACCGACGGTCAGTGA
- a CDS encoding DMT family transporter, protein MGYIYLAGAIVAEVIATSFLKLTSGERVVWWAFPIVVVGYIAAFTMLSASLGRGVPLGTAYGIWAGMGVALVAGVSWLVFGETLTIGQLIGIALIIAGVALVELTGDHGATVASGLSAPATLPKA, encoded by the coding sequence ATGGGCTACATCTATTTGGCCGGCGCGATCGTCGCTGAGGTCATCGCCACGAGCTTCCTGAAGCTCACGAGCGGCGAGCGGGTCGTCTGGTGGGCCTTCCCCATCGTGGTCGTCGGCTACATCGCGGCATTCACGATGCTGTCGGCGTCGCTCGGTCGCGGCGTGCCCCTCGGCACGGCCTACGGCATCTGGGCGGGTATGGGCGTCGCGCTCGTCGCCGGCGTCAGTTGGCTCGTCTTCGGCGAGACGCTCACCATCGGCCAGCTCATCGGCATCGCCCTGATCATCGCCGGCGTCGCCCTCGTCGAGCTCACGGGCGACCACGGTGCGACCGTGGCCAGCGGGCTCAGTGCGCCGGCGACCCTCCCGAAGGCATGA
- a CDS encoding crotonase/enoyl-CoA hydratase family protein, which yields MSEPRVTVDRDGHLLLIGLNRPEKMNAADHRLLSELALAYGELDRDPELRVGVVYAHGEHFTSGLDLADIAPRIGASGLDMVPEGGIHPWGMDGTRVSKPVMLAVQGTCLTLGIELALASDIVVAASDTVFAQLEVARAILPFGGATTRFAAQVGWGNAMRWMLTGDRFDAHEAHRIGIVQEVVEPGTQLERATAIARTIAAQAPLAVQATLANARLAVAEGEAAAATRLPGELVRLMQTEDARIGVEAFMTRSTPQFVGR from the coding sequence ATGTCTGAACCCCGCGTCACCGTCGACCGCGACGGCCACCTGCTGCTCATCGGCCTGAACCGCCCCGAGAAGATGAACGCCGCCGACCATCGGCTGCTCAGCGAGCTCGCCCTCGCGTACGGCGAACTCGACCGCGACCCCGAGCTGCGCGTGGGCGTCGTCTACGCCCACGGGGAGCACTTCACCTCAGGGCTCGACCTCGCCGACATCGCCCCGCGCATCGGAGCGAGCGGCCTCGACATGGTTCCCGAAGGCGGTATTCACCCGTGGGGCATGGACGGCACTCGGGTCTCGAAGCCCGTCATGCTCGCCGTGCAGGGCACCTGCCTGACCCTCGGCATCGAGTTGGCGCTCGCGAGCGACATCGTCGTCGCCGCCTCCGACACCGTGTTCGCGCAGCTGGAAGTGGCCCGCGCGATCCTGCCGTTCGGCGGCGCGACGACCCGCTTCGCCGCCCAGGTCGGCTGGGGCAACGCCATGCGCTGGATGCTCACGGGCGACCGCTTCGACGCGCACGAGGCGCACCGCATCGGCATCGTGCAGGAGGTCGTCGAACCGGGCACGCAACTCGAGCGCGCCACCGCGATCGCGCGGACCATCGCCGCTCAGGCCCCGCTCGCCGTGCAAGCGACCCTCGCCAACGCCCGCCTCGCCGTCGCGGAGGGCGAGGCCGCCGCCGCGACCCGCCTGCCTGGCGAACTCGTCCGCCTCATGCAGACAGAAGACGCCCGCATCGGCGTGGAAGCCTTCATGACCCGGTCCACGCCCCAGTTCGTCGGGCGCTGA
- a CDS encoding DUF418 domain-containing protein — MTLGGATAGVPGARPLRLPGVDAARGLAIVGMIAAHVIPRTTDAELVVDGRPSILFAVLAGLSLGLLAPTRAAEHPERTGVIRGRARASLGVRALLLMLLGLWLWTLPTNIAIILDAYGLMFLLMVPLLFANRLVLAIVAAALLAIGPLLVSLTDSLPPYVLYSATSPVDRALDLAQNPASVLADAFLTGYYPALLWVPLLCAGLIAQRSDLSSTLTRLVMVTAGLTAALAGYGAGLLIPGVSAEAHSVTPAELVGSGGLAVAIIGAALLLLDTGGRGAALSRVALAPLTAIGRMPLTIYTLHVLVIALVVGVAGIGPAGAYESPAGWWMLGALLVGSAALALIAERLGRRGPLEYALAQVGMLVAGSAARRTSVPD, encoded by the coding sequence GTGACGCTGGGCGGAGCGACGGCAGGCGTGCCGGGCGCTCGACCGCTGCGGCTCCCCGGCGTTGACGCCGCGCGCGGGCTCGCCATCGTCGGAATGATCGCGGCGCACGTCATTCCGCGCACGACGGACGCCGAACTGGTGGTCGACGGTCGGCCGTCGATCCTGTTCGCCGTGCTGGCCGGCCTCTCTCTCGGCCTGCTCGCCCCCACCCGCGCGGCCGAGCACCCCGAGAGAACCGGGGTGATCCGGGGACGCGCGCGGGCGTCGCTCGGTGTTCGCGCGCTGCTGCTCATGCTGCTTGGCCTCTGGCTCTGGACACTGCCGACGAACATCGCCATCATCCTGGACGCCTACGGGCTGATGTTCCTGCTGATGGTGCCGCTGTTGTTCGCGAACCGCTTGGTGCTGGCGATCGTGGCCGCGGCGCTGCTGGCGATCGGCCCGCTGCTCGTGAGCCTGACCGACTCGCTGCCGCCGTACGTGCTCTACTCGGCGACGAGCCCGGTCGACCGCGCGCTCGACCTCGCACAGAACCCCGCGTCGGTGCTGGCCGACGCCTTCCTCACCGGCTACTACCCCGCCCTGCTGTGGGTTCCGCTGCTCTGCGCCGGTCTCATCGCCCAGCGCAGCGACCTGTCGTCGACCCTGACCCGACTCGTCATGGTGACCGCGGGGCTCACCGCCGCCCTCGCCGGCTACGGCGCCGGCCTGCTCATCCCCGGGGTCAGCGCCGAGGCACACTCCGTGACCCCCGCAGAACTGGTCGGCTCGGGCGGACTCGCCGTCGCGATCATCGGCGCGGCCCTGCTCTTGCTCGACACCGGCGGCCGCGGCGCCGCGCTCTCGCGGGTGGCGCTCGCTCCGCTCACGGCGATCGGGCGCATGCCGCTGACGATCTACACCCTGCACGTGCTCGTCATCGCGCTCGTTGTGGGCGTGGCCGGCATCGGCCCCGCCGGCGCGTACGAGAGCCCGGCCGGCTGGTGGATGCTCGGCGCCCTCCTCGTCGGAAGCGCCGCTCTCGCGCTTATCGCCGAGCGGCTCGGACGGCGCGGCCCGCTCGAATACGCGCTCGCGCAGGTCGGGATGCTCGTGGCCGGCTCCGCCGCTCGGCGCACCTCAGTGCCAGACTGA
- a CDS encoding amidase, with protein MTALHELTALEQWTLIRSGELTPGDLVEHYLARIERLNPRVGALTVVEGDRARDAAARLTETVSTAAPLFGLPLVDKELTARAGQRTTYGSRLFADNVPEASDELARHLDEAGAISLGASAAPEFGLPSYTESRVAPPARTPHALDRGAGGSSGGAAAAVAAGLVPFAPGSDGGGSIRIPAAACGIVGLKPSRGRVPAGSGLASLAGLVVAGPLARTVADAALLLDALVSASPWPFATRAAGPAAEGPFLAHAVRGEGRVQVGVLTESPWQLDYELTIAPEARHALDRAIRHLDAMGHGVDDIDLGPSDDWAGYPDAFRIVWMAAAAGIPAESDAELALLEPLTAWLVARGRELPVARLTAALSWLSGFERRLIARFSSVDVVMTPALALTPRPLGWYDAGDAERNFAQQVQYTPWTSMINVAGLPAITIPMGLSRESDGELSDRPGMPMGVQLIGRPGGEATLLAVAAQLERRLRLPSTPVLD; from the coding sequence ATGACCGCCCTGCACGAGTTGACCGCTCTCGAGCAGTGGACCCTCATTCGATCCGGCGAGCTCACGCCCGGGGACCTCGTCGAGCACTATCTGGCGCGCATCGAGAGACTCAACCCCCGTGTGGGTGCGCTCACCGTGGTCGAGGGCGACCGGGCGCGCGACGCCGCGGCACGCCTCACGGAGACCGTCAGCACCGCCGCACCGCTGTTCGGATTGCCGCTCGTCGACAAAGAACTGACGGCACGGGCCGGGCAGCGCACCACCTACGGCTCGCGCCTGTTCGCCGACAACGTGCCCGAGGCCTCTGACGAACTCGCCCGGCACCTCGATGAGGCCGGGGCGATCAGCCTCGGGGCGAGCGCGGCGCCCGAGTTCGGGCTGCCGTCGTACACCGAGTCGCGCGTCGCGCCGCCCGCGCGCACGCCGCACGCCCTCGACAGGGGTGCTGGTGGGTCGAGCGGCGGGGCGGCCGCCGCGGTTGCTGCCGGCCTCGTGCCGTTCGCTCCGGGCTCCGACGGCGGAGGCAGCATCCGCATCCCCGCTGCGGCGTGCGGCATCGTGGGGCTCAAGCCCTCTCGGGGCAGGGTGCCCGCGGGCAGCGGGCTCGCATCGCTCGCCGGACTCGTGGTCGCGGGCCCTCTCGCCCGTACCGTCGCCGACGCGGCGCTGTTGCTCGACGCGCTCGTCAGCGCCAGCCCCTGGCCATTCGCGACGCGCGCCGCTGGCCCCGCGGCGGAGGGACCGTTCCTCGCCCACGCGGTCCGCGGCGAGGGGCGTGTCCAGGTGGGCGTGCTGACCGAGAGTCCCTGGCAGCTCGACTATGAGCTGACAATCGCGCCTGAAGCGCGCCACGCCCTCGACCGGGCCATCCGCCACCTCGACGCCATGGGCCACGGTGTCGACGACATCGACCTGGGGCCGAGCGACGACTGGGCCGGCTACCCCGACGCGTTTCGGATCGTCTGGATGGCAGCGGCCGCCGGAATCCCGGCCGAGAGCGACGCCGAGCTCGCGCTGCTCGAACCGCTCACGGCCTGGCTGGTCGCCCGAGGACGCGAGTTGCCGGTCGCCCGTCTCACGGCGGCGCTGTCGTGGCTCTCGGGCTTCGAACGGCGGCTGATCGCGCGGTTTTCGAGCGTCGATGTCGTGATGACGCCGGCACTCGCGCTGACTCCGCGCCCGCTCGGCTGGTACGACGCGGGGGATGCGGAGCGCAACTTCGCGCAGCAGGTGCAGTACACCCCGTGGACGAGCATGATCAACGTCGCGGGGCTTCCCGCCATCACGATCCCGATGGGGCTGAGCCGCGAATCGGACGGCGAACTCAGCGATCGACCCGGCATGCCCATGGGCGTGCAGCTCATCGGCCGGCCGGGCGGTGAGGCAACGCTGCTGGCGGTGGCCGCGCAACTGGAACGGCGGCTACGGCTTCCGTCGACCCCCGTGCTCGACTGA
- a CDS encoding sigma-70 family RNA polymerase sigma factor translates to MARTAGWEAVLTELVALRGDALTRYAVMLCGNRDDAADLVQTALEKTFGRLRNGFDVETAESYVRKAIASAYVDAGRKATRFRQRAHLLVTDDAVPAAGGASDERLDMRGHLDRLSPRERACVVHRYYGDLMVDDIARTLGISSGAVKRYLSDGLAKLAAALDDARRELPHV, encoded by the coding sequence GTGGCGCGCACGGCGGGCTGGGAGGCCGTTCTCACCGAGCTCGTTGCCCTGCGGGGCGACGCGCTCACGCGGTATGCCGTCATGCTGTGCGGCAACCGCGACGACGCGGCCGACCTCGTGCAGACCGCGCTGGAGAAGACCTTCGGCCGGCTACGCAATGGCTTCGACGTCGAGACGGCGGAAAGCTACGTGCGCAAAGCGATCGCGAGCGCGTACGTCGATGCGGGACGCAAGGCGACCCGTTTTCGACAGCGGGCGCACCTGCTCGTCACCGACGACGCGGTTCCCGCGGCCGGCGGCGCGAGCGACGAGCGGCTCGACATGCGCGGTCACCTCGACCGGCTGAGCCCTCGCGAACGCGCCTGCGTCGTGCATCGCTACTACGGCGATCTCATGGTGGACGACATCGCCCGCACCCTCGGCATCAGCTCGGGAGCCGTCAAGCGCTACTTGAGCGACGGCCTCGCGAAGCTCGCTGCTGCTCTCGACGACGCTCGAAGGGAGCTGCCCCATGTCTGA